A genomic region of Mesorhizobium sp. NZP2077 contains the following coding sequences:
- a CDS encoding Stf0 family sulfotransferase — protein MKGVAILTEARSGSEWLGSLANSTGILGQSGEWLDPSKLGFKPKSFDELLRAVIDRGKTANSRFAVKVFSRHLETTQAKYGVDFLTECIRRHDIGLVLLERRDRLRQAISYCRAKASGRWQSTTSATDLVPEYDFASICQVYFRIEQSHAFWGAYLHMADLPYDHFFYEDLLSDPRPYVASLARQLSVEMPNCNFKTNLRLQRDAYTEEWVERYRNDARSKNLLAHLPEKVAPRNVDNLARFLLKKQMRISQL, from the coding sequence ATGAAAGGCGTGGCGATACTGACCGAAGCCCGCAGTGGCTCCGAATGGCTTGGTAGTCTGGCAAACAGCACCGGAATACTGGGGCAGTCGGGCGAATGGCTCGACCCTAGCAAGCTTGGGTTCAAGCCAAAATCCTTCGACGAACTTCTTCGCGCGGTGATCGATCGCGGCAAGACCGCGAATAGCAGGTTCGCTGTAAAAGTGTTTTCGCGGCACCTTGAGACGACGCAGGCGAAGTATGGAGTCGACTTCCTCACCGAATGCATCAGGCGCCATGACATCGGATTGGTCTTGCTCGAACGGAGAGACCGACTTCGTCAAGCAATTTCCTATTGTCGGGCGAAAGCGTCGGGCCGTTGGCAGAGCACGACGAGCGCTACTGATCTGGTCCCGGAGTACGACTTCGCCAGCATCTGCCAAGTCTACTTCCGGATCGAGCAGAGTCATGCCTTCTGGGGTGCCTACCTGCACATGGCCGATCTGCCCTACGACCATTTTTTCTATGAAGATCTCTTGAGTGACCCTCGTCCGTATGTCGCGTCGTTGGCGCGCCAGTTATCGGTTGAAATGCCGAACTGCAATTTCAAGACGAATTTGCGGTTGCAGCGGGACGCCTACACCGAGGAATGGGTTGAGCGCTACCGCAATGACGCCAGGTCGAAGAATTTGCTGGCGCACCTCCCCGAAAAGGTGGCGCCGCGCAACGTCGATAATCTCGCTCGGTTCCTTCTGAAGAAGCAGATGCGAATCAGTCAACTCTAG
- a CDS encoding protamine-2 (modular protein): MERRLFLTGLLGVAGVVAFAGVAGPGRAVAGIPQGNGILDQLDKPDAAVFEGDDAVEVEQVSHRRWHHGRDGDWRRRDGGRRRGWRRVCRSYWRHGRRHVRCWRKRVWLGVWL, from the coding sequence ATGGAACGTCGGTTGTTTCTCACTGGACTGCTGGGCGTTGCGGGGGTCGTGGCGTTTGCTGGAGTAGCCGGACCCGGCCGCGCGGTTGCCGGTATTCCGCAGGGCAACGGAATTCTGGATCAACTGGACAAGCCTGATGCTGCGGTCTTCGAAGGCGATGACGCGGTCGAAGTGGAGCAGGTCTCCCACCGTCGCTGGCATCACGGCCGTGATGGTGACTGGCGTCGTCGTGATGGCGGACGGCGCCGCGGCTGGAGACGAGTTTGCCGCAGCTACTGGCGCCATGGCCGGCGCCATGTCCGCTGCTGGCGCAAGCGCGTATGGCTCGGCGTCTGGCTGTGA